From the Leptospira biflexa serovar Patoc strain 'Patoc 1 (Paris)' genome, one window contains:
- a CDS encoding tetratricopeptide repeat protein, with protein sequence MKKLLLTIILLAINFSVKAGESSYLNDDVSSLIGQYDNETLAAISNELVKMANEEEGMGEFDLASTHYDRAIKIREAIGMKTHKSFASIQYLASQAYSKAGNFCEASLYAKKASDAFREHGIAKFEQKAELESKEFAKACAVVAVR encoded by the coding sequence ATGAAAAAACTACTCTTAACCATCATCCTTTTGGCTATCAACTTCTCTGTGAAAGCAGGTGAGTCTTCTTATTTAAATGATGATGTTTCTTCCCTCATTGGCCAGTACGATAACGAAACTTTGGCTGCCATTTCCAATGAACTCGTCAAAATGGCGAACGAAGAGGAAGGAATGGGAGAGTTTGATTTGGCATCCACTCATTATGACCGAGCCATCAAAATCCGTGAAGCGATTGGAATGAAAACTCACAAAAGTTTTGCATCCATCCAATACCTAGCAAGCCAAGCTTATTCAAAGGCTGGTAACTTCTGCGAAGCCTCCCTGTATGCGAAGAAAGCAAGTGATGCATTTCGTGAACACGGAATTGCAAAATTTGAACAAAAAGCAGAATTGGAATCAAAAGAATTTGCAAAGGCATGTGCTGTGGTTGCCGTTCGATAA